CTAATGATTTCTGAACTGAATACAACGTGTTTTGATCTTAGGGAAGCTGCAGAAAGCATTGCCAGATCTTCTCAAAGAATATGACATGCCAGCAGGCCTCTTCCCACGGGATACAACCAATTACGAGTTCAATCAAGAGACAAAGAATCTGACAGTAGGTACAAGGACTCATCAGTTGTGCGGTTCTTCACCTGTGTGACCGGCTACCTAGAGAAGGGAAAGATTTCTGACATCGAAGGCATGAAGACCAAGGTGCTTGTATGGACCAAGGTGACCTCCATCAAGACAGAGGGCTCAAAACTCCATTTCACTGCCGGCATGAAGAAGACCCGTAGTCGTGATGCACACAATGTCATCAGGGATGGTATCATCATAGACAAGTTCTAGAGCATACTTTGCCTGACAAATgcgatgtactccctccgatcctaattgttgtcgaaatattacatgtatctagacgctttttaagaatatgtacatctatatttagacaaatttgagtcaaaaatttaggatcagagggagtaattattTAGATGATGCTCCCGCTGCTAGTGCTAGATTATACCAAAACCGATTGTGCTATCAAGGGTGTTCCCAAAGAATTCCGTACATGACTTTGTCTGTATCTTCAAAATATattgcttttgtttttgtgattGTGACTATTCTATCGATCTGGAAGGTGTCAGGATGCCAAGATGTTCTTGCAGATTATGTTCTTGCAGATTTTTAATTCTGAGAGAGTTAACATGAGTTAAGGTCTGATTGTTGgtaaatacattttttttggaagttgGTAAATACAGCTGATTTGGTGGAATCATCAGTTTCTAGAACGATGCTGTTTGCAACTTACAAGATAACATAGCGTAAGACCTGAAACTTGCATTGCAGCCCAAATTGGTTCTTTCTTTCATTCTGAAGACGTGTCGAGTCAGAACAGTATTTTTCTGAGTCAAACAATGAGAATGCATTTCAAagatttttcagattttttttaagtagAGGATTCTACAACTAGGACAAGTAAATTTGTTAAATCAAAATGCATCTCAAAGAGGCTTTCACATTTTCTATATGCCGAAGATTTTAGCttatgttcatgaagtatcaACGTTATGATAAGCAACGTGGTAGAAGCAAGGGGGATATTGATAACTAGAAATTCTTCTAAACAAATAGGGTCACGACAGCTCCTCATGGATATGATTGATTTATTCCTCTTCTTATTTCCGTCAAGGTATAACATGAAATATTCTTCAGCTTATTTGGTGAAAGAGTAATGTGATGAAGTTACATAGTACAAGTATATCAATGTTAAGCAACAACTGGCACTAAAAAGAACTTTGGACATTCCTCAAGTTCTTGGTTACTGCCATCACACCCACATGCTTGAACGATGAACTTCAGGATAGTGACTTCATCAGGAACCTGGAGGTCTGACACATAGAAGGCTTCGACACTTGCAACTCCCATAAAACTTCTGGAAGCCTTAGCAATTGAATCTGTAGTCAACTTCTCCACATATATATTGTACTTCGTGAATGTTGCTGGATGGCTGGTTTTGAGCTTCCAGCTAATTTTCAGACTTACAAGCTTAGACGCATTACTATTCGACCATGAGATGTGCTCTCCTTCTATTTCCCATGACTCTAATGGAGGGAAGGGCATGGTTTCATCAATATCTTGAATACTTATGTGGCCTAGTGATGCTTGATAAGCCGACAATATATTTGCATCTGCTTCTAAGCTTCCATCTTCCTCTGTTTCTGGATTGATATTGCCAGAAGTTCCCAATGTGCAGACAATGTTGATTCCAGTCATTGTGTAGCTGGCACAGGATTGGACAGTTGCTTGGTAGAGGACCCAATTTTGGTTATCTAGAGCTCGTGCCTTAACGGATTGAACATATGTGCTGTAtatgtgattctttttctttctatgGAATGTTGCTATGTTCTCTGCAATAAGAACGGAAGTATTCCCCTTGTTTCTCGATGACAAGTCCAGGGACAATCCTACGACGCAGTTTGTGTCAGCTTTGACCTGAATCAATCACCAGAAGGAAACCATATAATTTTGCTGAAAGAACAGGGCTTACTAACGCGGAAAAACAGTAATGTGAGAATGGACATACTTTTCCTAGTCATGCAGGGATCTGGTGTCAATGTTGGTACCCAAAAACATTTCTACAGTGCATTTCCAAACATGAAATGACTGCTAGATGATCAATTGGAAGATAGTTcatgaaataaaaaatggaaACCTTTCTCACCGAATAAAACAAATGTAAAGGTCCATCTTCCATGGAAATACTTGCTTCAAAAAGCTGCTCTGAGAAAATAGTGTTCTGGTTGAGACCTCCTTTGACAGTCACACAACCCCCTCCACTGTACTGCCCATCCTTGAAACTACACATCAATTGGAGAAAAATTTGTTACCAATTGGAAAAGACTGTAGAAGCTATAATATTAAAtatagaaggaaaaaaaagctgTCTGATAAAATGCATAATGGAATAAAAAGTTCAATTAGCACAAGAAAATAACCAACAGCCAGCCCGCTTGTCCAGAAAAGTACCATGTTTTTTGGAGTCTTAGAGCAAGAGATGGAATGTTCACAAGTATATAATGCACCATAATTATATATAATCTTATGGCGAGCTTACTTGATAGATGTTATAAGTGGTGGATGAACTTCATCTCCAGTGTACTTAAGCATAGGCTGATAAAACAGGGGTGATCATCACATGTTAATTCAGGGCACTTTAACCGTTTTTAGTAACAAATCATATATATAGAAAGAGAGGAGCAGGAAACAAAATTGTCCTGATCTTGAGCATATCAGTCAGGTAGGAACTTTCGAACCACGCAAGACAGCATGTTCTGGTGCTTCTCAGATACAGCAGTTTGTGTCAACTGTCAAGGTGCATAGAGTATATGAACAATGTTACACGGGTTGGGAAGTGCACTGAGCTGTGTCTCCCTTTttcgcccccccccctccccacccctcctctttcttcctttctggCTTGTGGCTGTAATCAACTTTTCTCCTATCTAATGCAATACAGCGAGATGGAAAGCTTTCGCGTTTTCTTGAAAAATGAACAATATTACGCAGAAGACATGATCCAACAGGACCTGTTGTTGGCAGCATAATACCTGAAAACTTTGGCAAGAAATATTGTTCCATGGATCTCTGGAGACTTGTAGACCCTCGGAAGATACCTGATAACCACGACCCTGGGTGAAACCATAAGTTTAAATGTCATATAAAGAGCTTCCGACATTTGTATAAATAAACTGCAACTTCGAAGAGATGGTGTGAAGGAAAAGATTACTATTCATTAGTTATGCTTGGCGTTACCACTATCACATTTCAAATCATTGCATATTGTGCTCATACTAAAGAGATACTGTATTTGGCAATGCAAAATGTAAGCAAATATCAGAAACATGCTGCTAAACATGCATAATTGAAGATATGAGCAGTCGAGCAGTTTAGTAGTAGTTAGTACTGAACATGTCGAGGTTTAAATTATTAACTagatatttattttgaaaagttAGCATGGAGAATCATGGCAACGGTATTCCTGGGTTTATTATAGTTTTTTTAAACAGCTTCAACATCATATGGCATGCCCAAGCTGCACTATCATTATTTAGATTCATGTACATGTATGTATTGAGTTCTGCACCCAATATAACAAGAACAATGCTCATACAATTGGTGCCAGTAATAATGACTGGGTATCTACCTGATCGAAATCTGAGTAGAAAGGTAACCGTTTTGGATAGCTCTGAAGAACACCCCATGATTTTTCAACAAGGTCCCACCAACTGCACCATTTCGTGGTGAATAATTTCAAAGAAGTATATTTGAAGCAAGCTAGCACTATATATTACCGATTTTGTGCACTCTGAAAGTCCGGTGGTTGCTTAGTTTCATATATCCATCCAGGAGCAAATATGGCAGTTGAGATATCATCTTTTTTAAGTAGATCAAGGGCAACATTTGTCTAGCAAAACAGATAATTAAGCCGTTAATGCATAATAAATAAGGTCAGAACATTCAACCAGAAAGAAATTAGAAAGGATGATCTACTGCACTATGGTCGTAGTCATGCAATGTTGTATATTCGGCGTCTATTAAACTAGAGTATGGTAAGGTAACAAGCCTGGTAAAATATTCGAGAATTAGCATATCCATCTAATTAACCTCAGTATATGCAAGACAAATGTTGAGTTACAGTCAAATACCTTACTAATATATCCCCACCAAAAAAAACTTACTAATATAGGTGTCAGTTTCGAAGCAGAGTACTGATCGAAAGGCATGCTATATTTTGCATTAAAACTGCAAGTGTATTTTTTCTTGGTAATAATTGACCATCATGTgttggccaaaaaaaaaggggtgtTTTCACATACATTCCATTGCCCACCACCATAACTATTTCGGCCGAAAACATCAATACCCATGTACACATCATACTTCCTTTCACCAGCAACTGCAGCGGAATCTTGTGGATAGTTTTCCTAGGAAAATCATCCCAATTTTATCAGGTCattatttaaataaaattgcaGGGGACCAAAAGCAAATAAGAGGGTGGTTACCTTCCAAGTATAATTGACAAATAAAccatcacacaaatcaaagaATGGTTTGTTATACTCATTGAGCTTATTCTGCCAGTTGAGGTGGCCATTCACGGTGACTGCATCATACCTGTAGAGGCAAGTCAAAGACACCAAATAGTCCATCAAACAAGCTTCAtaactaaaatcaacatcatgCTTACCACACGATAGGAAATACCATATGACTAAAGATCCAGGAACAGCAGCATGCATTCTGTCGGTTAGATGATTGACAAACTCTTTCAAGTTATCGATGAACTGAATGTCGAGTTTAACCTCAATATTGATCTGAAAGATAATTCAGTATCAGCAACAGGTATATTGCGAAGAACGGCaacatgagaaaaaaaatctcctgACCGAACAAATTACACCACCGTCTTTCTCGAATGCCGTTTGCATAGAGATCATGTTGTTAAAAAGTGCATTAACTTTTCATTAAGAAGTACCATATTACTTTAGTACCCAAAATTACAAGATAGCGTGAAAAGGATTACCAGCCAGCCATCAAAGCCTAAGGTAGCAGCCAGCTCTTGGAGCCTCTCAGCATACATCTGCGCAGAATCCTGTGTTGCAAACATTTCTCTGCAGATTTCTGCACCTTTATCCCACTCTGCGATGAACGTTCCCAAAACCTTCCCTCAAAATCCggcaaattagcaaaattACACGTCAACTCGAGCAAAGTCAAGAAGCAGGAAGAAGGCAACATCTTGGGTGGATGAAAGAAAATGAAGGTGGGCGCACCTTGACGCCGTGGAGGTGCGCGGTGTTGGTCCaacatggcggcggaagagTGACCAGGTAGTGGGAGAAGTAGACGAAGATATCCATGAGGTGCCAATGCCAGAGCGCGTAGGCATCGGGGTTGGCTCCGCCCTGCGGCGCCGCGTCGTCGCGGTATCCGCCCTGCATGTCGTGGCACACCaggacgcgccgccgcggggggAGAGGAGCCCCTGGGGAGGGGAGCGGTGTGGAGGCGCGGTTGAAGGGGAGGTGGAAGTTGGAGGCATCGGAGAGGTACGAGCGAGAGGCAAGCGCAGCGAGCTCGGTGATGGGGTAGGAGATGGGAGGCGCCGGCTTGGAAGCATCGAACGGAGGCTCCCAAGGACGCCGGTCGTCTTCGGACACGGGACCTTCGttgtcggaggaggagatcatGGTGCGGAGGCGCCGTAGGAAGCGGCGCAGAGTGAAGGGCATTAGCTCCGGCGTTGACCGGCGGCGCAGAGAGTTTAGGgctcattttttctttttgaggggGTAAAGTTTAGggctcttttttcttttcttttttgagtgGGTAAAGTTTAGGCCTCATTTGGTTGCTCCAAAAATATCCCTCCAGGATCCCGGCCTGTTCCTGGCCGAAATATCCACGGGCCAATCTCGTCCAGGGGCGTCTGGAAGCCCACGGCCCACCCAACAAGGAAATTTGGGCCCCATCCAGGAGTTTTTCCCGGGGAAACGGTCCACGTCAACTTGATTTGCTTTGGAGAAGCGTTTCCCTCACCTCCGGCTGCCGTCTTAGCGTTGCGAGGTGGGGGAGCCTCGGTCCTCCTAAAACTATTGTTTGCATATTTTAATTGTTTGGCAATCGGCGATGTAATGGCGGAGATTCTGTTTCTTCCTTTGTTGTGGTGGTGTCTCAACGGGCGTTCCTACGGAGGCAGAGATTTTTAATCCCCATGGGTTTAGTGCACCCGATGataaggggtggcccgatcttctcagagagcaacgtGGGTAACTTGTACGATTCTACAAATCTCCCGGTTGTTCACCCGTCGCgccgcacgacgaacttgcaacccaatgaaaattcgcaacaccacacactgcgcagtagtccgccgaccacaagcgatttcgcaatcttccaattcccagcggaacgacagattacgctcgaattttcagaaaataaacaCTCTATCGAAACCAATACGGTGTAGGTAAAATTCCTGATCGAAATAAAGAGCAATTATATGCTTTCAGATGAATACTTGGAGCAATTCAACAAAAAAGTTCTGAATAAActaaaacgtggtctaaccctaaccttaggcgtaccccttgtatatatataggcgAGGGGCAGCCCAAACATGCAAACGGACTtagactcagactcaaactagaTTCGAC
This is a stretch of genomic DNA from Brachypodium distachyon strain Bd21 chromosome 1, Brachypodium_distachyon_v3.0, whole genome shotgun sequence. It encodes these proteins:
- the LOC100830365 gene encoding cytosolic endo-beta-N-acetylglucosaminidase 1; protein product: MPFTLRRFLRRLRTMISSSDNEGPVSEDDRRPWEPPFDASKPAPPISYPITELAALASRSYLSDASNFHLPFNRASTPLPSPGAPLPPRRRVLVCHDMQGGYRDDAAPQGGANPDAYALWHWHLMDIFVYFSHYLVTLPPPCWTNTAHLHGVKVLGTFIAEWDKGAEICREMFATQDSAQMYAERLQELAATLGFDGWLINIEVKLDIQFIDNLKEFVNHLTDRMHAAVPGSLVIWYDAVTVNGHLNWQNKLNEYNKPFFDLCDGLFVNYTWKENYPQDSAAVAGERKYDVYMGIDVFGRNSYGGGQWNTNVALDLLKKDDISTAIFAPGWIYETKQPPDFQSAQNRWWDLVEKSWGVLQSYPKRLPFYSDFDQGRGYQVSSEGLQVSRDPWNNISCQSFQPMLKYTGDEVHPPLITSINFKDGQYSGGGCVTVKGGLNQNTIFSEQLFEASISMEDGPLHLFYSVKADTNCVVGLSLDLSSRNKGNTSVLIAENIATFHRKKKNHIYSTYVQSVKARALDNQNWVLYQATVQSCASYTMTGINIVCTLGTSGNINPETEEDGSLEADANILSAYQASLGHISIQDIDETMPFPPLESWEIEGEHISWSNSNASKLVSLKISWKLKTSHPATFTKYNIYVEKLTTDSIAKASRSFMGVASVEAFYVSDLQVPDEVTILKFIVQACGCDGSNQELEECPKFFLVPVVA